The Triticum aestivum cultivar Chinese Spring chromosome 3A, IWGSC CS RefSeq v2.1, whole genome shotgun sequence genome includes a region encoding these proteins:
- the LOC123062085 gene encoding uncharacterized protein At4g28440 — MATAAAAKRKPVFVKVDQLKPVTSGHTLVAKVLSSKTVLQKARAAGGPGPAAKPTRIAECLIGDETGCVLFTARNDQVDVLKPGNTVIIRNAKIDMFKGSMRLAVDKWGRVEVTEPASFGVKEDNNLSLVEYELVNVEE; from the exons atggccacggcggcggcggcgaagcggaaGCCGGTGTTCGTCAAGGTGGACCAGCTCAAGCCCGTCACCAGCGGCCACACGCTCGTCGCCAAGGTGCTCAGCTCCAAGACCGTCCTCCAGAAGGCCCGCGCCGCTGGCGGCCCCGGCCCGGCTGCCAAGCCCACCAGGATCGCCGAGTGCCTCATCGGCGACGAGACCGGCTGCGTCCTCTTCACCGCCCGCAACGACCAGG TTGATGTTTTGAAGCCTGGCAACACTGTCATTATCCGCAATGCAAAGATTGATATGTTCAAAGGGTCAATGAGGCTTGCTGTTGACAAATGGGGCCGTGTTGAAGTAACTGAACCAGCAAGCTTCGGTGTAAAGGAGGACAACAATCTTTCACTTGTGGAGTATGAACTTGTCAATGTTGAAGAGTGA